A region of Methanomicrobium sp. W14 DNA encodes the following proteins:
- the nrdD gene encoding anaerobic ribonucleoside-triphosphate reductase: MVSEKKKFLQQTFEGYSVSPLPKVRTSHGLILEWNRDRIVQQLLKETELVGEFYGGNPIDEETACKIAFNVEQKILKLNLKFLSGPLIREIVNTSLLEEDLIQYRNVSTRVGTPVYDAHLIDVGRGFEAKDNANLQENAETSHKKKADKISKEQYLLQMPPELADYHLSGDLHIHDLEYFGTRPFCQDWDLRYFFYYGLMPDGNGTKASVAGPAKRPEVAILHAVKALGSAQTNFAGGQGYYNFLTFLAPYFEGMEYEGIKQHMQMFVYEMTQMMVARGGQVVFSSVQLSPGVPKLWRDKPCVYKGKIWDGKQAPKKVYGEYEKEVRLLFKALMEVMLEGDYWGKPFNFPKPEISIEPDFMSENEKFNMENPDLPSYRDLYLMTFELASKFGTPYYDNQIPAYRGAGEGISCYQCCAYQFSSMANEDALFDDKMYFKDGKHFSMGSWQVISINCPRAAYKAEGDDERLFAELKKLMDVATEIFKIKRRWMENIRSKGRMPFAMQRPKDPNSPEGTLRGPVAVDLEGLVYTIGVVGVNEMVQHHTGYQIHEDRKAFALAVRAMTELEMYAKKISAKHNMTIALARTPAETTGQRFGVADLIDIRFSKYTKKVVKGDLKTALDKLGTTFDLPIYYTNGTHVTPGADVSLTKRMEIEHVFFPIVDGGNIFHIWLGEARPDPRGLMDMAMNLCKNTQIGYFAFTRDLTVSLKQFTEYRKNDSPAHSKMSALSGGIAT, from the coding sequence ATGGTCAGTGAAAAAAAGAAGTTTTTGCAGCAGACTTTTGAAGGCTATTCGGTATCTCCGCTTCCAAAAGTAAGGACTTCGCACGGACTTATTCTTGAGTGGAACCGTGACAGAATTGTTCAGCAGCTTTTGAAGGAGACTGAACTGGTCGGAGAATTTTACGGTGGAAACCCAATTGATGAGGAAACGGCCTGCAAAATAGCCTTCAACGTAGAGCAGAAAATTCTTAAGCTGAATCTCAAATTTCTTTCCGGCCCCCTGATAAGAGAAATTGTAAATACATCACTTCTTGAAGAGGATTTGATACAGTACAGAAACGTATCAACACGCGTCGGAACACCTGTGTACGACGCACACTTAATAGACGTCGGCAGGGGGTTTGAGGCAAAAGACAACGCAAATCTCCAGGAGAATGCAGAGACTTCCCACAAGAAAAAAGCGGATAAAATCAGTAAGGAGCAGTACCTTTTGCAGATGCCGCCGGAGCTTGCAGACTATCACCTTTCGGGAGATTTGCATATCCATGACCTGGAGTATTTCGGCACAAGACCATTCTGCCAGGACTGGGACCTGCGTTATTTCTTCTATTACGGGCTTATGCCTGACGGAAACGGAACGAAGGCTTCTGTTGCAGGACCTGCAAAAAGACCTGAGGTGGCAATTCTTCACGCGGTAAAAGCCCTCGGAAGTGCGCAGACAAACTTTGCCGGCGGGCAGGGCTACTACAATTTTCTGACGTTTCTTGCACCGTACTTTGAAGGGATGGAGTATGAAGGCATAAAACAGCATATGCAGATGTTTGTCTATGAGATGACACAGATGATGGTCGCACGCGGAGGGCAGGTCGTATTTTCATCTGTTCAGCTCTCACCCGGTGTCCCGAAACTCTGGCGTGACAAACCATGTGTTTACAAAGGAAAAATATGGGACGGAAAACAGGCTCCGAAGAAAGTCTACGGTGAATATGAAAAAGAGGTGCGTCTCTTATTCAAAGCGCTTATGGAAGTCATGCTTGAAGGCGACTACTGGGGAAAACCTTTCAACTTTCCCAAACCCGAGATAAGCATCGAACCCGACTTCATGTCTGAGAATGAGAAATTCAACATGGAAAATCCTGATCTGCCATCTTACCGTGACCTTTACCTTATGACTTTTGAACTCGCATCAAAATTCGGGACACCGTACTATGACAACCAGATCCCGGCATACAGGGGAGCAGGAGAAGGCATATCATGCTACCAGTGCTGCGCATACCAGTTTTCATCAATGGCAAACGAGGACGCTCTCTTTGATGACAAGATGTATTTCAAAGACGGAAAGCACTTCTCAATGGGGTCATGGCAGGTAATATCAATAAACTGCCCCAGAGCGGCGTATAAAGCGGAAGGCGATGATGAGAGGCTTTTTGCCGAACTTAAAAAACTGATGGACGTAGCTACAGAGATCTTCAAAATAAAGAGAAGATGGATGGAGAATATCCGCTCCAAAGGAAGAATGCCTTTTGCAATGCAACGCCCAAAAGATCCCAACTCACCTGAAGGGACCCTCAGGGGTCCTGTTGCAGTCGACCTGGAAGGACTCGTATATACTATAGGCGTTGTGGGTGTAAACGAGATGGTCCAGCACCATACCGGATACCAGATTCACGAAGACAGGAAAGCATTCGCCCTTGCAGTCAGGGCTATGACCGAGCTTGAGATGTATGCCAAAAAGATATCAGCAAAACATAATATGACAATAGCTCTTGCGCGTACACCTGCGGAAACGACAGGACAGCGCTTCGGTGTAGCCGACCTCATAGATATACGTTTCAGCAAATATACCAAGAAAGTTGTCAAAGGCGATCTTAAAACAGCCCTTGATAAACTCGGGACTACATTTGATCTCCCCATATACTACACAAACGGGACACATGTAACACCGGGTGCAGACGTATCACTTACCAAGAGAATGGAGATAGAGCATGTCTTCTTCCCGATAGTCGACGGCGGCAATATTTTCCATATATGGCTCGGGGAGGCACGTCCAGACCCAAGGGGACTGATGGACATGGCTATGAACCTGTGCAAAAATACCCAGATTGGATATTTCGCGTTCACAAGAGACCTTACCGTGTCCCTAAAGCAGTTTACCGAGTACAGGAAAAATGATTCACCGGCTCATTCCAAGATGTCAGCTTTATCAGGCGGAATTGCAACCTGA
- a CDS encoding glutaredoxin family protein, which translates to MSDNQKIVVYSLENCPNCEMLKSFLKENGFLYEELDLADPANMTELRLNNVFVREAPVLQVNDKFLTSQELFDNGSVRDEVLSLCKGD; encoded by the coding sequence GTGTCCGATAATCAGAAAATAGTTGTATATTCTCTTGAAAACTGCCCGAACTGCGAAATGCTAAAGAGTTTCCTCAAGGAAAACGGCTTTTTATATGAAGAACTTGACCTCGCAGATCCGGCAAACATGACAGAACTCAGATTAAACAATGTATTCGTAAGGGAAGCTCCTGTCCTCCAGGTAAATGACAAATTTCTTACGTCACAGGAGTTGTTTGACAATGGTTCTGTAAGGGACGAAGTGCTTTCCCTGTGTAAAGGTGACTGA
- the thpR gene encoding RNA 2',3'-cyclic phosphodiesterase, with product MVRIFAALDLPPGARDKIADIGKEISKSEAELNFVNPEISHITLKFIGEVEEDLLEKVLDSLSSVKYGRYSISLRGVSLNSIKSPRVIWINGYDNGSSAKLAGLIDLKLKNLGIREERRPFKIHATVARVKRWHPSVMPMIKKFGDKEICSFETCGFKLKKSTLTPKGPVYEDILEVGFDAQ from the coding sequence ATGGTGAGGATTTTTGCTGCACTGGACCTCCCGCCCGGGGCCAGGGACAAGATTGCAGATATTGGAAAAGAGATATCGAAATCAGAGGCTGAACTGAACTTTGTCAACCCCGAAATATCTCATATAACGCTTAAGTTTATAGGGGAAGTTGAAGAGGATCTACTCGAAAAAGTTTTGGATTCCCTGTCTTCAGTAAAATACGGGCGTTACAGTATAAGCCTGAGAGGAGTCTCTTTAAACAGCATAAAGTCCCCGCGTGTTATCTGGATAAACGGTTATGACAACGGTTCTTCTGCAAAACTTGCCGGATTAATAGATCTGAAACTAAAGAACCTTGGAATAAGAGAAGAGAGAAGACCTTTTAAAATTCATGCAACTGTTGCAAGAGTTAAAAGATGGCATCCCTCGGTTATGCCTATGATAAAAAAATTTGGAGACAAGGAAATCTGTAGTTTTGAAACCTGCGGGTTTAAACTAAAAAAGAGTACTTTAACCCCGAAGGGCCCTGTTTACGAAGATATTCTGGAGGTCGGTTTTGATGCGCAGTGA
- the cca gene encoding CCA tRNA nucleotidyltransferase yields MRSECEEDILKLIRPKMEEKESILSLAEKLVAFVDESGTAKGMIVGSVARNTWVSGDLDLDIFMLFDPNLSREELEEKGLLLAKKTALSFGGDIVEKYAEHPYINTNIDGFDVDLVPCYAVPDASQIKSAVDRTPFHTKYISERVKGLSDDVILLKQFLKSCGVYGSDLMTGGFSGYLCELLVCFYGGFHECLEAARGWHPGIVIDIENHQSKEFDDPLVVIDPVDPKRNVAAALCATAMYSFAEYSRGYLSGPSCLFFENRKVRKISYESFSEEIEKRGTFFYGVVFDTPGEIPDIVVPQLKRSVSSAKGLLERNGFSVNRADCFMGEKKSLLLFELLVEKLPRIERRTGPPVWEEENSMRFIQKHLGNAFSGPYICEGVYYAEVERRYTDAGGLLESGDFISCGLGKHVKRVISGNYSVFKGSECWNEEFSGFLYDFIAKSSPLCRMHILKEL; encoded by the coding sequence ATGCGCAGTGAATGTGAAGAAGATATACTGAAATTAATCAGGCCAAAAATGGAAGAAAAGGAGAGTATACTGTCACTTGCAGAAAAGCTGGTAGCCTTTGTTGATGAAAGCGGTACTGCAAAGGGCATGATTGTAGGGTCTGTTGCACGCAATACGTGGGTCTCCGGAGACCTAGACCTGGATATTTTCATGCTTTTTGATCCTAACCTTTCAAGAGAGGAGCTTGAAGAAAAAGGTCTTTTGCTTGCAAAAAAAACTGCTTTGTCCTTCGGCGGGGATATTGTTGAAAAATACGCAGAGCATCCGTATATCAACACGAATATCGACGGTTTTGACGTTGATCTTGTACCCTGTTATGCAGTGCCGGACGCATCACAGATAAAGAGCGCTGTGGACCGTACTCCTTTTCATACCAAATACATCTCTGAAAGGGTGAAGGGTCTTTCTGATGATGTCATTCTCCTGAAGCAGTTCTTAAAGTCCTGCGGTGTATACGGGTCTGACCTGATGACAGGTGGATTTTCAGGTTATCTGTGTGAACTTCTCGTCTGCTTTTATGGCGGGTTTCACGAGTGTCTGGAGGCAGCCCGCGGGTGGCACCCCGGAATAGTCATTGATATTGAAAATCACCAGTCAAAGGAGTTTGACGACCCTCTTGTTGTAATCGATCCGGTTGACCCGAAAAGAAACGTTGCAGCAGCCCTGTGTGCTACTGCCATGTACAGCTTTGCCGAGTATTCACGCGGTTACCTGTCGGGTCCGTCATGCCTGTTTTTTGAGAACAGAAAAGTCAGAAAAATATCTTATGAAAGTTTTTCAGAGGAGATAGAAAAAAGGGGAACATTCTTTTACGGAGTTGTCTTTGATACGCCAGGCGAAATACCTGATATTGTCGTTCCGCAGCTTAAAAGAAGCGTTTCATCTGCAAAAGGTCTTCTTGAAAGAAACGGCTTTTCTGTAAACAGGGCTGACTGTTTCATGGGTGAAAAAAAGTCTCTGCTTTTATTTGAGCTTCTCGTCGAAAAGCTTCCGAGGATTGAGAGAAGAACGGGGCCGCCTGTATGGGAGGAGGAAAATTCCATGCGTTTTATCCAGAAGCACCTGGGAAACGCCTTTTCCGGCCCTTATATCTGTGAAGGAGTATATTATGCAGAAGTAGAGCGCAGGTACACAGATGCAGGCGGGCTTTTAGAGTCCGGAGATTTCATCAGCTGTGGCCTTGGCAAACATGTAAAAAGGGTAATATCGGGAAATTATTCAGTATTTAAGGGTTCTGAGTGTTGGAATGAAGAGTTTTCCGGGTTTTTATATGATTTTATAGCTAAAAGCTCCCCTTTGTGCAGAATGCATATTTTAAAAGAACTATAA
- a CDS encoding phosphate uptake regulator PhoU, giving the protein MEIRKVQITGGSSYIISLPKEWVRDSGIEKNDPLGLIVQPDGSLTVTPKITGKMAERTKIFNLNDIDNAETLYRLLIGAYVTGFNTIKIITPARIPSFAHKAVRQFIQASIGQEVSEETEKCIVIKDLLNPGEMPFENVISRMYVIMDGMLRDSMFALKTRDKDLAEDVISRDRDINRLYWLISRQYNLLLRNVSLSREMGMDVEMALHYLQVSRIMERAGDQVVRVAENVQGLLFVSLERKLMDILHILTSEIMNIFHSCIDSFFKRDLAGTDETLLKVQNFNRKCDDASKELSDISRLGVITVGYIFENLKRISEYAGVICETSLNYIVMEDS; this is encoded by the coding sequence ATGGAAATAAGAAAAGTGCAGATTACGGGAGGGTCGTCTTATATCATATCCCTTCCTAAGGAATGGGTCCGTGATTCGGGCATTGAAAAAAATGATCCTTTGGGGCTTATTGTTCAGCCTGACGGCTCTCTTACCGTAACACCAAAAATAACCGGCAAAATGGCCGAACGGACAAAAATATTCAATCTGAATGATATTGACAACGCCGAAACTCTCTACAGGCTTCTGATTGGCGCGTATGTGACCGGGTTTAATACGATAAAAATTATAACTCCCGCAAGAATTCCTTCTTTTGCACATAAGGCTGTCAGACAGTTTATTCAGGCATCAATTGGCCAGGAGGTCTCAGAGGAGACTGAAAAATGCATTGTAATAAAAGACCTTTTAAATCCCGGAGAAATGCCTTTTGAAAACGTAATTTCCAGAATGTACGTTATTATGGACGGGATGTTAAGGGACTCAATGTTTGCACTAAAAACGCGTGACAAAGACCTTGCCGAGGACGTAATCTCACGTGACAGGGATATAAACAGGCTTTACTGGCTTATATCCCGCCAGTACAACCTTCTTTTAAGAAACGTCTCTCTTTCAAGGGAAATGGGAATGGATGTCGAAATGGCTCTTCATTACCTCCAGGTTTCAAGAATAATGGAAAGGGCCGGAGACCAGGTGGTAAGGGTTGCCGAAAATGTTCAGGGTCTTTTGTTTGTGTCCCTTGAAAGAAAACTGATGGATATTCTGCATATTCTTACTTCTGAAATTATGAACATATTCCACTCCTGTATCGATTCTTTCTTCAAAAGAGACCTTGCAGGTACAGACGAGACTCTTTTGAAAGTTCAGAATTTCAACCGGAAATGCGATGATGCAAGCAAAGAGCTTTCCGATATCAGCCGCCTGGGTGTTATTACGGTAGGATATATATTTGAAAATTTAAAACGGATAAGTGAGTATGCGGGAGTCATCTGCGAGACTTCTCTTAATTATATAGTTATGGAAGATTCATAA
- the glnA gene encoding type I glutamate--ammonia ligase: MTDVSTMLQRIKDDKVKFIRLQFSDIQGQIKNVAIPDIQAEKALTEGISFDGSSIEGFSRIEESDMVLKPDMSTYALLPWRNDVPVARFICDVYKPDGTPFEGDPRYILKKALKEAADMGYTFNTGPELEFFLFKMVDGEPTTQFKDLGGYFDLAPTDLAEDVRRDIVLALTEMGFEVEASHHEVAKSQHEIDFKYADALKTADNVVTFRFVTKTIALLNNLNATFMAKPVFGINGSGMHTNCSLFKDGKNAFFDPKAPLQLSETATQFIAGVLSHAKSITRVANPTINSYKRLVPGYEAPVYIAWSAANRTALVRVPAPRGNSTRIELRSPDPTCNPYLSFAAILIAGLEGIKTEMQPAVSANQNIFAMSEDERKQAHIDTLPGDLYTANKYFVEDELICKLFGKHVVEGMDKIAKMEWDEFCTAVHPWEVEQYLSRY, from the coding sequence ATGACAGACGTTTCTACGATGCTGCAGAGAATAAAGGACGATAAAGTCAAGTTCATTCGTCTCCAGTTCTCTGATATTCAGGGACAAATTAAAAATGTCGCAATTCCTGATATACAGGCAGAAAAGGCTTTGACCGAAGGCATATCCTTTGACGGTTCTTCAATAGAGGGTTTTTCCAGGATTGAAGAATCGGATATGGTGCTTAAGCCCGACATGAGTACCTATGCACTTCTCCCGTGGAGAAATGATGTACCGGTCGCACGTTTTATCTGTGACGTGTACAAGCCTGACGGAACACCTTTTGAGGGAGACCCGCGCTATATCCTTAAAAAAGCTCTTAAAGAAGCTGCGGATATGGGTTATACTTTTAACACCGGACCTGAGCTCGAGTTTTTCCTCTTTAAGATGGTTGACGGCGAACCGACGACCCAGTTTAAAGACCTTGGCGGGTATTTTGATCTGGCACCGACAGACCTTGCCGAAGATGTTCGCCGTGATATAGTCCTTGCCCTGACAGAAATGGGATTTGAAGTGGAGGCGTCTCATCATGAAGTTGCAAAATCCCAGCATGAAATTGACTTTAAATATGCTGATGCACTGAAAACAGCTGATAATGTCGTAACTTTCAGGTTCGTAACAAAGACAATAGCTCTTTTGAATAATCTTAATGCAACATTTATGGCAAAACCCGTGTTCGGAATAAACGGAAGCGGAATGCATACAAACTGCTCTCTTTTCAAGGACGGTAAAAATGCCTTCTTTGATCCAAAAGCACCTCTCCAGCTTTCGGAAACCGCGACCCAGTTTATAGCAGGTGTTTTAAGCCACGCAAAGAGTATAACACGTGTTGCAAACCCGACTATAAACTCATACAAACGTCTTGTTCCGGGATATGAAGCACCTGTGTATATTGCATGGAGTGCTGCAAACAGGACTGCACTGGTACGTGTACCTGCACCACGCGGAAATTCGACACGTATAGAGCTTCGGAGCCCTGACCCTACATGCAACCCTTACCTCTCATTCGCAGCAATTCTTATTGCAGGTCTCGAGGGTATAAAGACAGAGATGCAGCCTGCGGTTAGTGCAAACCAGAACATCTTTGCAATGTCTGAAGACGAGAGAAAACAGGCCCATATAGACACCCTTCCGGGCGACCTTTATACAGCAAACAAATACTTTGTTGAGGATGAGCTCATCTGCAAACTGTTCGGAAAGCATGTCGTTGAGGGCATGGACAAGATTGCAAAAATGGAATGGGATGAATTCTGTACAGCAGTTCACCCGTGGGAAGTCGAGCAGTACCTTTCAAGGTATTAA
- a CDS encoding DUF128 domain-containing protein yields the protein MSFVRSERKCIEILRILKDHQEPVGAKRLSELMAEHGFTLTDRAVQYYLSYLDNVGFTRKIGNRGRVLTSAGVSETERALVDERIGFVISKLERLAFRSNFDPETGKGNVAYNMSYVPEEQTEVITDIFDEAIKGGICFFSAYKVIDDDPRIPRGHRGIITVCSITMDGVFQKNGIPVKMAFGGTIKIEKNQPAGFTDLIGYKGTSVDPLMLFVNAGMTSIGSVLKNGNGIALANVREVPDTAVDSASEIAKSMREAGFLFPLKMGTGILNVRPDPYRTSIVAYSGLNLIGYAFEKGFRLKTEIGAGNIPFSGFEK from the coding sequence ATGAGTTTTGTAAGGTCCGAAAGAAAATGCATTGAAATACTGCGGATATTGAAAGACCACCAGGAGCCTGTTGGAGCAAAACGCCTGTCTGAGCTTATGGCAGAGCACGGATTTACACTTACTGACCGTGCTGTCCAGTACTACCTGAGCTATCTTGATAATGTGGGCTTTACGAGAAAAATAGGCAACCGCGGCAGAGTCCTGACATCTGCCGGAGTCTCCGAGACCGAACGTGCACTCGTAGATGAAAGGATAGGGTTTGTTATATCAAAACTTGAAAGGCTAGCTTTCAGGAGCAATTTTGATCCGGAGACTGGCAAAGGGAATGTCGCCTATAATATGTCTTATGTTCCCGAAGAACAGACTGAAGTTATAACCGATATATTTGATGAAGCTATTAAGGGCGGGATCTGTTTCTTCTCAGCATATAAGGTTATTGATGATGACCCGAGGATCCCACGCGGGCACAGGGGAATTATAACGGTATGTAGTATCACTATGGACGGTGTTTTCCAGAAAAACGGAATTCCTGTTAAGATGGCTTTTGGTGGGACTATAAAGATTGAAAAGAATCAACCTGCCGGGTTTACTGATCTTATCGGCTACAAAGGAACTTCGGTCGATCCCCTTATGCTTTTCGTAAATGCCGGGATGACTTCAATCGGGTCTGTTTTGAAGAACGGAAACGGAATTGCCCTTGCGAACGTGCGTGAAGTTCCGGATACGGCTGTAGATTCCGCAAGTGAGATTGCGAAATCAATGAGAGAGGCAGGTTTTTTGTTTCCTCTTAAAATGGGAACAGGAATTCTCAATGTGCGTCCTGACCCGTACAGGACGTCTATCGTTGCCTACAGCGGACTGAACCTTATTGGTTATGCTTTTGAAAAGGGTTTCAGGCTAAAAACAGAGATTGGCGCGGGAAATATCCCTTTTTCCGGTTTTGAAAAATAA
- a CDS encoding DUF128 domain-containing protein, with product MQKPLKFLNHKIEENALELDYEPLENRGNIIYNLSLVKAEDTEAAIKIFKDAYTTGLCISDRVLFAKEGEKFGDFKVPKGYTGICTLCSLILDSILYRKGVPVNPIGGGLVEIDRLVPRRFTAMLQYEYTTIDPITVMISQGNTSVMEVIKNGQGTITANIREFHMEAESAVFEVLEDFNSAGFSGILDVGAPNSSLLGVPVTPNYQAIAMIGGTNPIAAFMETGKWAEVQSMKGLMDISRLKYLSDY from the coding sequence ATGCAAAAACCCCTGAAATTTCTGAACCACAAAATAGAAGAAAATGCACTTGAACTGGATTATGAACCCCTTGAGAACAGGGGCAATATCATATATAATCTTTCCCTGGTTAAAGCCGAAGATACAGAAGCCGCAATAAAAATATTCAAGGACGCCTATACAACTGGTCTCTGCATAAGTGACAGGGTTTTGTTTGCAAAAGAGGGTGAAAAATTTGGTGATTTCAAGGTTCCAAAAGGTTACACAGGAATCTGTACATTGTGCAGCCTTATTCTTGATTCTATACTCTACCGCAAAGGAGTCCCTGTAAACCCGATAGGAGGAGGACTCGTTGAAATTGACAGACTTGTTCCGCGGAGGTTTACTGCAATGCTTCAGTATGAATATACAACAATTGACCCTATTACGGTGATGATCTCGCAGGGAAACACTTCTGTTATGGAAGTTATTAAAAACGGACAGGGCACAATTACAGCAAACATCAGGGAATTCCATATGGAAGCTGAATCAGCAGTTTTTGAAGTGCTGGAGGATTTCAATTCAGCAGGGTTTTCTGGTATTCTTGATGTCGGCGCACCCAATTCATCTCTTCTGGGAGTCCCTGTAACACCAAACTACCAGGCTATTGCCATGATAGGCGGTACAAACCCCATCGCTGCATTCATGGAAACAGGGAAATGGGCAGAAGTGCAGTCTATGAAGGGCCTTATGGATATATCCAGGCTTAAGTACCTGAGTGACTACTAA
- a CDS encoding recombinase family protein: MSGNRFDRPGFTAMIEEVKVGHVDAVIFNDISRLGRDYLKTGQIMEILRHKNVRLIALNGGVASKGGDDFISLHRRNMKRQKIEAKKAPLRAEYVAKGVFVPAGVLPKAEPRKHVSTATASNRPLLHSV; this comes from the coding sequence ATAAGTGGAAATCGGTTCGACCGCCCCGGATTCACAGCCATGATTGAGGAAGTCAAAGTGGGACATGTTGATGCCGTTATTTTCAATGATATAAGCCGTTTGGGACGTGATTATCTTAAAACAGGTCAGATCATGGAGATTTTGAGACATAAAAACGTCCGGCTGATTGCTCTTAACGGTGGAGTAGCTTCAAAAGGCGGCGATGACTTCATATCCTTACACCGGAGAAACATGAAGCGGCAGAAAATCGAGGCCAAAAAAGCGCCTCTGCGCGCTGAATATGTAGCAAAGGGTGTGTTTGTTCCAGCAGGTGTTTTGCCAAAGGCGGAACCACGAAAACATGTTTCCACAGCCACGGCGTCAAACAGACCCTTATTGCACAGTGTATAG